A single region of the Salvia splendens isolate huo1 chromosome 18, SspV2, whole genome shotgun sequence genome encodes:
- the LOC121775817 gene encoding probable protein phosphatase 2C 25, whose product MHCAVAAVSSPIFTPSPRKMSPVFCKAATAPPPPLSTASSFFFKQIAQPLDNGGGEEEGVAATKAPQVLKRKRPGRIDIPVISLKMEEAKTTSDSDRSNEVVFEGEAYSVYSKRGKRGGDLEDRYAAVLDIHGDSKQAFFGVFDGHGGAGAAEFASTRLEKNIMKEVVKRGDEMEEAVKEGYLATDSEFLKKDIRGGTCCLTALVHKGDLVVSNTGDCRAVMSRGGVAEALTVDHRPSLVEERERIESLGGYVDCCHGVWRVHGSLAVSRAIGDRHLKEWVVAEPETKIFKIRPDCEFLILASDGLWDNVSNQEAVDIIRDLCVGVDKPKTLTACKKLADLSLTRGSLDDISIMVVHLTQFIQ is encoded by the exons ATGCATTGTGCTGTAGCAGCAGTAAGCTCTCCGATATTCACGCCTTCCCCGAGAAAGATGTCGCCGGTTTTCTGCAAGGCTGCcaccgcgccgccgccgccgctgtcTACTGCGTCGTCGTTTTTTTTCAAGCAAATCGCGCAGCCATTGGATAATGGAGGAGGAGAGGAGGAAGGAGTAGCGGCGACTAAGGCGCCGCAGGTGTTGAAGCGGAAAAGGCCGGGGAGGATTGATATTCCCGTGATAAGCTTAAAAATGGAGGAAGCTAAAACGACGTCGGATTCGGATAGGTCGAACGAGGTCGTGTTTGAAGGGGAGGCGTACTCGGTTTACTCCAAAAGAGGGAAAAGAGGTGGCGATTTGGAGGATCGATATGCAGCTGTATTGGACATTCATGGCGATTCTAAACAG GCATTCTTTGGTGTATTTGATGGTCATGGAGGAGCTGGAGCTGCAGAGTTTGCTTCAACTCGTTTGGAGAAGAACATAATGAAGGAAGTGGTGAAGAGAGGCGACGAGATGGAGGAGGCTGTGAAGGAGGGTTATCTAGCCACGGATTCTGAGTTTTTGAAGAAAGATATCCGTGGGGGGACGTGCTGCTTGACAGCATTGGTTCATAAAGGAGACCTTGTGGTCTCCAACACTGGAGACTGTCGTGCTGTGATGAGCAGGGGAGGCGTTGCTGAAGCCCTTACAGTTGATCACCGCCCTTCATTGGTTGAAGAAAGGGAGAGGATTGAAAGTCTG GGTGGCTATGTGGACTGTTGCCACGGCGTTTGGAGAGTGCACGGATCTCTTGCTGTGTCAAGAGCAATTGGTGACCGCCATCTCAAGGAATGGGTTGTGGCCGAGCCAGAAACTAAGATATTCAAGATTAGACCAGACTGCGAGTTCTTGATCCTGGCCTCGGATGGCCTGTGGGATAAT GTTAGCAATCAGGAGGCAGTGGACATCATCCGTGATCTATGCGTGGGCGTGGATAAGCCAAAAACGCTCACGGCTTGCAAGAAACTCGCGGATTTGTCACTGACCAGAGGATCTCTCGATGACATTAGCATTATGGTTGTTCATTTAACTCAGTTCATTCAGTGA
- the LOC121777811 gene encoding clathrin heavy chain 1-like, giving the protein MAAANAPITMKEALTLTSIGINPQFITFTNVTMESDKFICVRETAPQNSVVIVDMSMPNQPLRRPITADSALMNPNSRILALKAGLPGTTQDHLQIFNIEAKAKLKSHQMPEQVVFWKWITPKMLGLVTQSSVYHWSIEGDSEPAKMFDRAANLANNQIINYKCDPSEKWLVLIGISPGSAERPQLVKGNMQLFSVDQQRSQALEAHAASFASIRVPGNDKDSILISFATKTSNAGQTTSKLHVIELGAQPGKPAFTKKQADLFFPPDFADDFPVAMQISHKYGLTYVITKLGLLFVYDLETATAVYRNRISPDPIFLTSEASSVGGFYAINRRGQVLLATVNESTIVPFVSGQLNNLELAVNLAKRGNLPGAENLVVQRFQELFAETKYKEAAELAAESPQGILRTPDTVAKFQSVPVQAGQTPPLLQYFGTLLTKGKLNAFESLELSRLVVNQNKKNLLENWLAEDKLECSEELGDLVKTVDNDLALKIYIKARATPKVVAAFAERREFDKILIYSKQVGYTPDYLFLLQTILRADPQGAVNFALMMSQMEGGCPVDYNTITDLFLQRNLIREATAFLLDVLKPNLPEHGFLQTKVLEINLVTFPNVADAILANGMFSHYDRPRVAQLCEKAGLYIRALQHYSELPDIKRVIVNTHAIEPQALVEFFGTLSKEWAMECMKDLLLVNLRGNLQIIVQVAKEYCEHLGVEACIKLFEQFKSYEGLYFFLGSYLSSSEDPEIHFKYIEAAAKTGQIKEVERVTRESEFYDPEKTKNFLMEAKLPDARPLINVCDRFGFVPDLTHYLYSNNMLRYIEGYVQKVNPGNAPLVVGQLLDDECPEDFIKGLILSVRSLLPVEPLVEECEKRNRLRLLTQFLEHLVSEGSQDVHVHNALGKIIIDSNNNPEHFLTTNPYYDSRVVGKYCEKRDPTLAVVAYRRGQCDDELINVTNKNSLFKLQSRYVVERMDGDLWAKVLDPENEFRRLLIDQVVSTALPESKSPEQVSAAVKAFMTADLPHELIELLEKIVLQNSAFSGNFNLQNLLILTAIKADPSRVMDYINRLDNFDGPAVGEVAVDAQLYEEAYAIFKKFNLNVQGVNVLLDNIRDINRAVEFAYRVEEDAVWSQVAKAQLREGLVSDAIESFIRADDATQFLEVIRAAEDADVYHDLVKYLLMVRQKSKEPKVDSELIYAYAKIERLGDIEEFILMPNVANLPSVGDRLYDEALYEAAKIIFAFTSNWGKLACTLVKLKQFQGAVDAARKANSAKTWKEVCFACVDAEEFRLAQICGLNIIVQVDDLEEVSDYYQNRGCFNELISLMESGLGLERAHMGIFTELGVLYARYRHEKLMEHIKLFSTRLNIPKLIRACDEQQHWQELTYLYIQYDEFDNAATTVMNHSPEAWDHMQFKDIIVKVANVELYYKAVHFYLQEHPDLINDVLNVLALRVDHTRVVDIMRKAGHLRLVKPYMVAVQSNNVSAVNEALNEIYVEEEDYDRLRESIDLHDNFDLIGLAQKIEKHELLEMRRVAAYIYKKAGRWKQSIALSKKDNLYKDAMETASQSGDRELAEELLVYFIEKGKKECFASCLFVCYDLIRPDVALELAWVNNMIDFAFPYLLQFIREYSGKVDELIKDKIEAMKEEKAKESEEKDVIMQQNMYAQLLPLALPAPPGMGGPGMGGGYAPQPPPPMGGMGMGMPPMPPFGMPSMGSY; this is encoded by the exons ATGGCGGCCGCAAACGCACCGATCACCATGAAGGAAGCCCTAACG CTGACTAGCATAGGGATCAATCCACAGTTCATTACTTTCACAAATGTGACTATGGAATCTGATAAGTTTATATGTGTGCGGGAGACTGCACCTCAAAACAGCGTGGTTATTGTGGATATGAGCATGCCGAATCAGCCTTTGAGGCGTCCTATTACTGCCGATtccgcacttatgaatccaaattCTAGAATATTAGCTCTGAAAG CTGGACTCCCTGGAACTACACAAGACCATTTGCAAATATTTAACATTGAGGCAAAGGCCAAACTGAAGTCGCATCAGATGCCTGAGCAG GTTGTATTTTGGAAGTGGATTACACCTAAGATGTTGGGTTTAGTTACACAATCATCAGTGTATCACTGGTCAATCGAAG GTGACTCTGAACCTGCAAAGATGTTTGATAGAGCTGCCAACTTAGCAAACAATCAGATAATTAATTATAAGTGCGATCCATCTGAAAAATGGTTGGTTTTGATTGGGATCTCTCCTGGCTCTGCCGAG AGGCCACAACTCGTCAAAGGAAATATGCAGCTATTTTCTGTGGATCAGCAACGTAGCCAAGCCCTTGAAGCACATGCTGCATCATTTGCCTCTATCAGA GTACCGGGTAATGATAAAGATTCTATTCTAATTTCCTTTGCTACAAAGACCTCCAATGCTGGCCAGACTACATCTAAGTTGCATGTTATTGAGCTTGGTGCTCAGCCAG GAAAACCAGCTTTCACCAAGAAGCAGGCCGATCTTTTCTTCCCTCCAGATTTTGCTGATGATTTTCCGGTGGCTATGCAG ATTTCCCATAAGTATGGCCTGACATATGTGATCACAAAGCTTGGCCTGCTATTCGTATATGACCTTGAAACCGCAACAGCTGTTTACAGAAACAGAATAAGCCCCGACCCAATATTCCTAACATCTGAAGCTTCATCTGTTGGGGGTTTCTATGCAATTAATAGGCGTGGCCAAGTTTTACTTGCCACAGTGAATGAATCGACTATTGTCCCATTTGTCAGTGGGCAA TTAAACAATCTGGAGCTTGCTGTAAATCTTGCCAAAAGAGGAAACCTACCTGGGGCAGAGAACttg GTTGTTCAGCGTTTCCAAGAATTGTTCGCTGAGACAAAGTACAAAGAGGCTGCAGAGCTTGCTGCAGAATCTCCGCAAGGCATCCTTCGGACACCTGATACTGTTGCCAAATTTCAG AGTGTTCCTGTACAAGCTGGGCAGACGCCACCTTTGTTGCAGTATTTTGGAACACTTTTAACAAAAGGAAAGCTCAATGCATTTGAATCTTTGGAATTGTCTCGACTTGTGGTCAACCAGAACAAGAAAAATTTATTAGAAAACTGGTTGGCTGAAGACAAACTGGAATGTAGTGAGGAACTTGGAGATCTTGTCAAG ACTGTTGACAATGACCTTGCACTGAAAATATATATCAAAGCCAGAGCTACCCCAAAAGTTGTGGCTGCTTTTGCTGAGCGTCGGGAGTTTGACAAAATCTTGATATACTCGAAACAG GTTGGGTACACACCTGACTATCTTTTCCTTCTGCAAACCATTCTTCGAGCAGATCCTCAG GGAGCTGTTAATTTTGCTCTGATGATGTCTCAAATGGAAGGAGGTTGTCCTGTTGATTACAATACCATTACCGATCTGTTTCTTCAG AGGAACTTGATCCGTGAAGCAACAGCTTTTCTATTGGATGTTTTGAAACCAAATTTACCAGAACATGGCTTCTTGCAAACAAAG GTCTTGGAGATAAATCTTGTGACATTTCCAAATGTTGCTGATGCTATTTTGGCAAATGGCATGTTTAGTCACTATGACAGGCCACGTGTAGCACAGCTATGTGAGAAAGCTGGTCTTTACATTCGGGCACTTCAG CATTACTCTGAGCTGCCGGACATCAAGCGTGTCATTGTGAACACCCATGCAATTGAGCCACAG GCACTTGTGGAGTTCTTTGGGACACTTTCCAAGGAATGGGCAATGGAGTGTATGAAGGATCTCTTATTGGTTAATTTAAGAGGAAATCTTCAGATAATTGTCCAG GTTGCTAAGGAATATTGTGAACATCTGGGAGTTGAAGCATGCATTAAGCTCTTTGAGCAGTTCAAATCATATGAGGGATTGTATTTCTTCCTAGGATCATATTTGAGCTCCAG TGAGGATCCTGAAATTCACTTCAAGTATATTGAGGCAGCTGCGAAGACTGGACAAATTAAGGAGGTCGAGCGTGTTACCAGAGAATCTGAGTTCTACGATCCTGAAAAGACTAAGAACTTTTTGATGGAAGCAAAACTTCCCGATGCACGTCCACTAATCAATGTTTGTGACCGCTTCGGTTTTGTGCCTGACCTCACACATTACTTGTACTCTAACAACATGCTCCGCTATATTGAAGGCTATGTGCAAAAG GTGAATCCAGGAAATGCTCCATTAGTTGTTGGACAGCTGTTAGATGATGAATGCCCAGAAGATTTCATTAAAGGCCTCATCCTTTCTGTTCGCTCTCTGCTTCCAGTTGAACCTCTTGTGGAGGAGTGTGAGAAAAG GAATCGGCTTCGCCTGCTTACCCAGTTTCTGGAGCATCTTGTGAGTGAAGGAAGCCAGGATGTGCATGTTCACAATGCTTTGGGTAAAATCATAATAGATAGCAACAACAATCCAGAACACTTCCTCACTACCAATCCGTACTATGATTCACGTGTTGTGGGAAAGTACTGTGAGAAGCGCGACCCTACCCTTGCTGTTGTTGCATACCGCAGAGGGCAATGTGATGATGAACTCATCAATGTCACTAATAAGAACTCTTTGTTCAAGCTGCAGTCTAG GTATGTTGTTGAAAGAATGGATGGCGATCTCTGGGCCAAAGTTCTTGATCCTGAAAATGAATTCAGAAGGCTGCTCATTGATCAGGTTGTATCTACTGCTTTGCCTGAAAGCAAAAGTCCAGAGCAAGTCTCTGCTGCTGTTAAAGCTTTTATGACCGCTGACCTTCCTCACGAACTGATTGAGTTGCTTGAAAAGATTGTTCTTCAAAATTCAGCATTCAGTGGGAACTTTAATCTGCAAAATTTACTTATCTTGACAGCAATCAAGGCTGATCCATCTAGGGTGATGGACTATATCAATAGACTTGATAATTTTGATGGACCAGCTGTCGGTGAGGTGGCTGTGGATGCTCAATTGTACGAAGAAGCTTATGCTATTTTCAAGAAGTTCAACTTGAATGTCCAGGGTGTTAATGTGTTGCTTGACAACATTCGGGATATTAACCGAGCTGTTGAATTTGCTTATCGTGTTGAAGAGGATGCTGTTTGGAGTCAAGTTGCTAAAGCTCAGCTTCGTGAAGGACTAGTTAGCGATGCGATAGAATCATTTATCCGTGCAGATGATGCGACCCAATTTCTTGAGGTGATCCGGGCTGCTGAAGATGCTGATGTTTATCATGACCTAGTGAAGTACCTTCTCATGGTCAGGCAGAAATCAAAGGAGCCCAAAGTGGATAGTGAGCTCATTTATGCATATGCCAAGATTGAGAGGCTGGGTGACATTGAAGAATTTATTCTCATGCCAAATGTTGCAAATCTGCCAAGTGTTGGTGACCGCTTGTATGATGAAGCCTTGTACGAGGCAGCAAAGATTATCTTTGCTTTTACATCTAACTGGGGCAAGCTGGCCTGCACTTTAGTTAAGTTGAAGCAGTTCCAAGGGGCTGTTGATGCAGCTCGCAAAGCTAATAGTGCAAAGACATGGAAAGAAGTCTGTTTTGCGTGTGTGGATGCTGAGGAGTTCCGCTTGGCTCAGATTTGTGGTCTCAATATCATTGTACAG GTGGATGATCTGGAAGAGGTTAGCGACTATTATCAGAATAGAGGATGCTTCAATGAGCTAATATCCCTGATGGAGAGTGGTCTGGGTTTAGAACGTGCACATATGGGTATCTTTACAGAGCTGGGTGTCTTATATGCCAGATACCGCCACGAGAAGCTCATGGAGCACATCAAATTGTTCTCCACTCGTCTCAATATCCCCAAGCTGATCCGAGCATGTGATGAACAGCAGCACTGGCAAGAACTTACATACTTGTACATTCAGTACGATGAGTTCGATAATGCCGCAACCACAGTCATGAACCATTCACCTGAAGCCTGGGATCACATGCAATTCAAAGATATTATTGTCAAGGTTGCCAATGTGGAACTATACTACAAGGCCGTGCATTTCTATTTGCAAGAGCACCCAGATCTCATCAATGATGTCCTGAATGTCCTTGCTCTTCGCGTGGATCACACTCGTGTTGTGGACATAATGCGAAAG GCTGGTCACCTACGTCTTGTTAAGCCATATATGGTTGCAGTCCAGAGCAATAATGTCTCTGCAGTGAATGAAGCTCTGAATGAGATCTATGTAGAAGAAGAAGATTATGACAGACTACGTGAATCGATTGACTTGCATGATAACTTCGACCTTATAGGCCTTGCCCAAAAG ATTGAGAAACATGAACTGCTTGAGATGAGGCGTGTTGCAGCCTACATTTACAAAAAGGCGGGCAGATGGAAGCAGTCAATTGCATTGTCGAAGAAGGATAACCTCTACAAAGATGCAATGGAGACAGCTTCACAATCTGGTGATCGTGAACTTGCTGAAGAGTTGCTTGTTTACTTCATTGAAAAG